A region from the Nostoc sp. HK-01 genome encodes:
- the rplK gene encoding 50S ribosomal protein L11 translates to MAKKVVAVIKLALNAGKANPAPPVGPALGQHGVNIMMFCKEYNAKTADQAGMVIPVEISVYEDRSFTFVLKTPPASVLIRKAAKIERGSNEPNKKKVGSITQAQLREIAQTKLPDLNANDIDAAMNIVAGTARNMGVTITE, encoded by the coding sequence ATGGCGAAAAAAGTAGTAGCGGTCATTAAACTGGCCCTGAACGCTGGAAAAGCCAACCCAGCACCGCCAGTAGGCCCTGCATTGGGTCAACATGGCGTTAACATCATGATGTTCTGCAAAGAGTACAACGCCAAAACAGCAGACCAAGCTGGTATGGTAATCCCTGTAGAAATTTCGGTTTATGAAGACCGGAGTTTTACATTTGTACTCAAAACCCCACCAGCATCAGTATTAATTCGCAAAGCCGCGAAAATCGAAAGAGGTTCCAACGAACCCAACAAGAAGAAAGTTGGTTCAATTACTCAAGCACAATTGCGGGAAATTGCCCAAACTAAATTACCCGATCTCAACGCCAACGACATCGACGCGGCAATGAACATTGTGGCCGGAACCGCAAGAAATATGGGCGTTACCATTACTGAATAG
- a CDS encoding polyphosphate kinase codes for MPKSKKSANPINLNDPQYYLNRELSWLEFNHRVLHEACDSRTPLLERLKFLAIFSSNLDEFFMVRIAALKQQVEAKVTQLTPDGRTPQQQLDDIRLNLSPQVVKQHQHFEQVLRPLLAQQRIHILDYINLNQKQRTYLDNYFEEQIFPVLTPLAVDPSHPFPYISNLSLNLAVVVKNPDTEEEFFARVKVPSVLPRFLPLPPELGIQENGQLANWTGVPLEQAIAHNLNALFPGMNIQEYHPFRITRDADLALEEDEADDLLLAIEQELRKRRIGGSPVRIEIQSQTPEPIRTRLLQDLDLTDSDVYQVDGLLGLRDLMYFMALPLPELKDPPRQSVVPPRLQRLREPHIDEDVVEMEEGKDFFAVIREKDLFVHHPYQSFSATVVRFITHAAHDPNVLAIKMTLYRTSGDSPIVNALIAAAENGKQVSVLVELKARFDEENNIYWARRLERVGVHVVYGLVGLKTHCKTVMVVRREKDRMRRYVHIGTGNYNPKTARLYTDLGLFSCREELGADITDLFNFLTGYSRQKSYRELLVAPVNMRDRFLSLIQREITNVQKGFTGRIVAKMNSLVDPQIIATLYEASRAGVQIDLIIRGICCLRPGLKDISENIRIISIVGRFLEHSRIYYFYNNSQEEIYIGSADWMRRNLDRRVEVITPIKDQDIAKDLQEILGIMLADNRQAWELQADGSYIQRRPGDDCPEANSQISFMNMALRSTGGTPNLLDSQKGLSYTDN; via the coding sequence ATGCCGAAATCTAAAAAGAGCGCCAATCCCATCAATCTCAACGATCCACAATATTATCTCAACCGAGAGTTAAGCTGGCTGGAATTTAATCATAGAGTACTGCACGAAGCCTGCGATTCACGCACACCACTTTTAGAAAGACTGAAGTTCTTAGCCATCTTCAGTTCTAATTTAGATGAATTCTTCATGGTGCGGATTGCTGCTTTAAAGCAACAGGTGGAGGCGAAAGTTACTCAGTTAACGCCTGATGGACGCACCCCGCAACAACAACTGGATGATATTCGCTTAAATCTTAGTCCGCAAGTAGTCAAACAGCATCAACATTTTGAACAAGTCCTGCGTCCACTATTGGCCCAGCAACGTATTCATATCCTCGACTACATTAATTTAAACCAGAAACAACGGACTTATTTAGATAATTATTTTGAAGAACAAATCTTTCCAGTTTTGACTCCTTTGGCTGTTGATCCTAGCCATCCTTTCCCCTATATTTCCAATCTCAGTTTAAATTTGGCAGTTGTTGTCAAAAACCCAGATACAGAAGAAGAATTTTTTGCCAGAGTCAAAGTTCCTAGCGTTTTACCGCGATTTTTGCCTTTACCACCAGAGTTAGGCATTCAAGAAAATGGACAACTAGCCAACTGGACAGGTGTACCTTTAGAACAGGCGATCGCCCATAATTTAAATGCTTTATTTCCAGGGATGAATATTCAGGAATATCACCCCTTCCGCATTACTCGTGATGCTGATTTAGCCCTGGAAGAAGATGAAGCAGATGACTTGTTATTAGCCATTGAACAGGAACTACGCAAACGCCGCATCGGTGGTAGTCCTGTCAGAATAGAAATTCAATCCCAGACTCCAGAACCAATTCGTACACGGTTGTTACAAGATTTAGATTTAACCGACAGCGATGTTTATCAAGTAGATGGTTTATTAGGTCTGCGAGACTTAATGTATTTTATGGCTTTACCTTTGCCAGAACTGAAAGATCCTCCCCGTCAGTCTGTCGTTCCTCCCCGTCTGCAACGGTTACGCGAACCGCATATAGACGAAGATGTTGTGGAAATGGAAGAAGGCAAAGATTTTTTTGCTGTGATTAGAGAAAAGGATTTGTTTGTCCACCATCCCTATCAATCTTTCTCAGCAACAGTTGTACGTTTTATTACCCATGCAGCCCATGATCCAAACGTTTTAGCTATCAAGATGACCCTTTACCGAACTTCCGGTGATTCGCCGATAGTTAACGCCTTAATTGCAGCGGCTGAAAATGGTAAGCAAGTATCAGTATTAGTAGAATTAAAAGCCCGCTTTGATGAAGAAAATAATATTTACTGGGCAAGGCGTTTAGAAAGAGTGGGCGTTCACGTTGTCTATGGGTTAGTTGGCTTAAAAACCCATTGCAAAACTGTTATGGTAGTGCGACGAGAAAAAGATAGAATGCGTCGCTATGTGCATATTGGCACGGGAAATTACAACCCAAAAACTGCACGACTATATACCGATTTAGGATTATTTAGTTGTCGTGAAGAATTAGGTGCTGATATTACAGATTTGTTTAATTTTTTGACTGGTTATTCACGACAAAAATCTTATCGAGAATTATTAGTTGCACCAGTAAATATGCGCGATCGCTTTTTGTCTTTAATTCAGCGCGAAATTACAAATGTTCAGAAAGGGTTTACTGGACGGATTGTTGCCAAAATGAATTCTCTTGTTGACCCACAAATCATCGCTACTTTGTACGAAGCTTCTCGTGCTGGTGTGCAAATTGACCTCATTATTAGAGGGATTTGCTGTTTACGTCCAGGACTCAAAGACATTAGTGAAAATATTCGCATAATCAGCATTGTCGGTCGCTTTTTAGAACACTCCCGCATTTATTATTTCTACAATAATAGCCAAGAAGAAATCTATATTGGCAGCGCTGACTGGATGCGCCGCAACCTAGATCGGAGAGTAGAAGTAATTACGCCAATTAAAGATCAAGATATTGCTAAAGATTTGCAAGAAATCTTGGGAATTATGTTGGCAGATAACCGCCAAGCTTGGGAATTACAAGCTGATGGTAGTTACATACAACGCCGTCCTGGTGATGATTGTCCAGAAGCTAATTCACAAATCAGTTTTATGAATATGGCACTGCGTTCCACAGGGGGAACTCCAAACTTACTGGATTCACAGAAAGGTCTTTCTTATACTGATAACTAG
- the rplA gene encoding 50S ribosomal protein L1, with the protein MTKKVSRRLRELQAKIEDREYLPLDALTLLKETATAKFAEAAEAHIRLGIDPKYTDQQLRTTVALPKGTGQIVRVAVIARGEKVTEASNAGADIVGSEELIDQIQKGMMDFDKLIATPDVMPQVAKLGKLLGPRGLMPSPKGGTVTFDIASAIAEFKAGKLEFRADRTGIVHVMFGKAGFSPEDLLVNLKALQETIDRNRPSGAKGRYWRSFYVSATMGPSIKVDITALRDLKLNEAA; encoded by the coding sequence ATGACAAAAAAAGTATCGCGTCGCTTGCGGGAACTGCAAGCAAAAATAGAAGATAGAGAATACTTACCTCTAGACGCTTTAACACTACTTAAAGAAACAGCAACAGCTAAATTTGCTGAAGCCGCAGAAGCACATATCCGGTTGGGAATTGACCCTAAATATACAGACCAACAATTGCGGACAACGGTAGCGCTACCCAAAGGTACAGGACAAATTGTCCGGGTAGCAGTTATCGCTAGAGGTGAAAAAGTCACAGAAGCAAGCAACGCTGGTGCTGATATAGTTGGTTCCGAAGAACTGATTGACCAAATTCAAAAAGGCATGATGGACTTCGACAAACTAATTGCGACACCAGATGTTATGCCACAGGTAGCGAAACTAGGTAAATTACTAGGCCCCCGTGGTTTGATGCCATCACCAAAAGGTGGTACAGTAACGTTTGATATTGCAAGTGCGATCGCAGAATTCAAAGCAGGTAAATTAGAATTCCGGGCTGACCGTACTGGTATTGTCCATGTTATGTTTGGTAAAGCAGGTTTCTCGCCAGAAGATTTGTTAGTAAACCTGAAGGCGTTGCAAGAAACAATTGACCGTAACCGTCCTTCGGGCGCAAAAGGTCGTTATTGGCGGAGCTTCTATGTATCTGCTACTATGGGGCCTTCGATTAAAGTTGATATCACCGCTTTACGGGATTTAAAACTTAACGAAGCTGCATAA
- a CDS encoding two-component response regulator, with protein MSGLSPFSLPKQPPVILVADDDKTIRLLLREAMEQEGYRVVEVADGKQCLDAYETVKPDIVLLDAIMPVMDGFTCCKHLLQIARNNLMSALADLDTDSATGNTVISKLWERTPILMITSLDDAESVDRAFEAGASDYVTKPIHWAVLRQRLRRLLQQAQVYKQLEAANLALQQLANVDGLTGLANRRRFDEYLNTQWINLAQEESPLSLILCDIDYFKFYNDQYGHPAGDVCLQKVGTVLSKNAQKHHDLVARYGGEEFAVIMPNTHASGAFYVATTMQAGVQNLQIAHDASAVNEFVTLSIGVATLVPTWESSPSDLIVAADKALYTAKAEGRNRIILR; from the coding sequence ATGTCAGGCTTAAGCCCATTTTCTCTTCCTAAACAACCTCCAGTAATTCTGGTGGCTGATGACGATAAAACCATCCGCCTGCTTTTGCGTGAAGCTATGGAACAAGAAGGCTATCGAGTTGTTGAAGTTGCAGACGGTAAGCAGTGTTTAGATGCTTATGAGACTGTCAAACCAGACATAGTATTGCTAGATGCAATCATGCCTGTAATGGATGGCTTTACTTGTTGTAAGCACTTGCTCCAAATTGCCAGAAATAATCTCATGTCAGCCCTGGCAGATCTTGATACTGACTCTGCTACAGGCAACACTGTTATTTCCAAATTATGGGAACGAACACCAATATTGATGATTACTAGTTTGGATGACGCAGAGTCTGTAGACCGTGCCTTTGAAGCAGGAGCATCTGATTATGTTACCAAGCCAATTCATTGGGCTGTTTTGCGCCAGCGTTTACGTCGTCTACTACAACAAGCGCAAGTATACAAACAGTTAGAGGCAGCAAACCTAGCTTTACAGCAACTCGCTAACGTTGATGGCTTAACAGGTCTTGCTAATCGCCGTCGTTTTGATGAATATTTGAATACGCAGTGGATAAATTTAGCACAGGAGGAATCTCCCCTTTCATTAATTTTATGTGATATCGATTATTTCAAATTTTATAACGATCAATATGGTCATCCAGCTGGAGATGTTTGTTTGCAAAAGGTAGGTACTGTTTTGAGCAAAAATGCACAAAAACATCACGATTTAGTAGCACGTTACGGTGGCGAAGAATTTGCAGTAATTATGCCAAATACTCACGCTTCTGGTGCATTTTATGTAGCTACAACTATGCAAGCTGGTGTCCAAAATTTACAAATTGCTCATGACGCTTCTGCTGTGAATGAATTTGTCACCCTGAGTATAGGGGTCGCTACCCTGGTTCCGACTTGGGAATCCTCTCCTTCAGATTTGATTGTAGCGGCAGATAAAGCGCTTTACACAGCAAAGGCAGAAGGACGTAATCGAATCATTCTCAGATGA
- a CDS encoding ribosomal protein L19: MNAQEIIRSIEAEQLKSNLPNIYVGDTIKVGVKIKEGEKYRVQPYEGVVIAKRNGGINETITVRRVFQGVGVERVFLLHSPRIDSIKVIRRGKVRRAKLYYLRDRVGKATRIKQRFDRPL; encoded by the coding sequence ATGAACGCTCAAGAGATCATCCGTTCCATTGAAGCGGAACAACTAAAATCTAATTTGCCCAACATTTATGTGGGCGATACCATCAAAGTCGGCGTGAAAATCAAAGAAGGCGAGAAATACCGTGTGCAACCCTACGAAGGCGTTGTCATTGCTAAACGCAACGGCGGTATTAACGAAACTATTACCGTTCGCCGCGTATTTCAAGGGGTAGGCGTAGAACGTGTATTTTTACTGCACTCTCCACGCATCGATAGCATCAAAGTCATCCGTCGTGGTAAAGTACGTCGTGCTAAACTTTACTATCTGCGCGATCGCGTTGGTAAAGCTACCCGGATCAAACAGCGTTTCGACCGCCCTTTGTAA
- a CDS encoding glycosyl transferase family protein: MKFSVVITTYNRVSLLRRAVDSAINQTIPCEVIVADDCSADDTQAYVESLGNRVIYHRHEVNKGHAATVNTGVNQASGDWIKFLDDDDYLATNCIEEMAKAIALCPSAVICSCVAAQVDEHGVELSRTPQLGNGLAFSVPQADIHYGMLLELLPFGTPVQVACSRDAFCQTDGWDSQLDANCDDIDSWLRIAQFGDAIYLNQCLAYRTIWPGAYNHKFSVSKRLDTNILIKEKIYALVNEKHRHDLPKIEDIKKYLILHWAFVELKQKNVPDFLMMLNKSAFSTMAWRTFLTTVFLRRLHFQSKLIRKIVLY; this comes from the coding sequence ATGAAATTTAGCGTTGTGATCACTACCTATAACCGCGTAAGCTTACTACGCCGAGCCGTTGATTCTGCTATCAACCAGACAATTCCTTGTGAGGTGATTGTAGCTGATGATTGTTCCGCTGATGACACGCAAGCCTACGTAGAAAGCTTAGGTAATAGAGTAATTTACCATCGCCATGAGGTCAACAAGGGTCATGCAGCTACGGTAAATACAGGAGTCAATCAAGCCAGTGGCGACTGGATTAAGTTTTTAGATGATGACGACTATTTGGCAACTAATTGTATCGAAGAGATGGCAAAGGCGATCGCTCTTTGTCCTAGTGCAGTGATTTGCTCTTGTGTGGCGGCTCAAGTAGATGAACATGGAGTAGAACTGAGTCGCACTCCTCAACTTGGTAATGGTTTAGCTTTTTCCGTTCCCCAAGCAGATATTCACTACGGGATGCTTTTGGAATTATTGCCTTTTGGTACACCTGTACAAGTAGCTTGTAGTCGTGATGCTTTTTGTCAAACAGATGGTTGGGATTCACAACTTGATGCTAACTGTGATGACATAGATTCTTGGCTACGCATTGCTCAATTCGGTGATGCGATTTACTTGAATCAATGTTTAGCTTATCGGACAATTTGGCCGGGTGCTTATAATCATAAATTCTCTGTATCTAAGCGGCTAGATACCAATATTTTGATTAAGGAAAAAATTTATGCTTTAGTTAATGAAAAGCATCGTCATGATCTTCCCAAAATAGAAGATATCAAAAAATATCTCATATTACATTGGGCTTTTGTAGAACTGAAGCAGAAAAATGTTCCAGACTTTTTGATGATGTTGAATAAATCTGCATTTTCAACAATGGCATGGAGAACTTTTTTAACTACTGTTTTTTTACGCCGCTTGCACTTTCAAAGTAAACTTATCCGCAAGATTGTCTTGTATTAA
- a CDS encoding preprotein translocase subunit SecE, which translates to MAKKTEAEMPENTGGLNVQNFIQGTKEELEKVVWPSRRQLVSESAAVLLMVTLSASLIYLVDGLFAWAAKQVF; encoded by the coding sequence GTGGCGAAAAAAACTGAAGCTGAAATGCCTGAAAACACTGGTGGGCTAAACGTACAAAACTTTATTCAAGGGACGAAAGAAGAACTTGAAAAGGTAGTTTGGCCAAGTCGCAGACAGCTAGTGAGCGAATCAGCAGCCGTGCTGTTAATGGTTACACTCTCCGCATCTTTGATTTATTTGGTGGATGGATTGTTTGCTTGGGCAGCAAAACAGGTGTTCTGA
- the rplJ gene encoding 50S ribosomal protein L10 → MGRTLENKQEIVADLKQSLSESTLALVIEYQGLTVAEITDLRRRLRPTGTTCKVTKNTLMGIAIQEDEKWQPLSELLKGSSAFLLVKEDFSSAIKAYQDFQKATKKTEMRGGVMEGRLLKEADVKALGDLPSKEQLMGQIAGAINALATKIAVGINEVPGGLARALQAVAEQEQGSAAE, encoded by the coding sequence ATGGGTAGAACGTTAGAAAACAAACAAGAAATAGTAGCTGACCTCAAACAATCTTTGAGTGAGTCAACTTTGGCACTGGTAATTGAATACCAAGGGCTAACAGTTGCTGAAATCACAGATTTGCGGCGGCGGCTACGTCCTACAGGCACTACTTGTAAGGTAACAAAAAATACCTTAATGGGTATTGCTATTCAAGAGGACGAAAAATGGCAACCACTGTCCGAGTTGCTGAAAGGTTCTTCTGCCTTTTTGTTAGTCAAAGAAGATTTCTCTTCAGCAATTAAGGCTTACCAAGACTTCCAAAAAGCCACCAAAAAGACAGAAATGCGTGGCGGTGTCATGGAAGGCCGTCTGCTGAAAGAAGCAGATGTTAAGGCTCTAGGTGACTTGCCATCCAAGGAACAACTCATGGGTCAAATTGCTGGAGCTATCAACGCTTTGGCTACAAAAATTGCTGTGGGTATCAACGAAGTTCCAGGTGGTTTGGCTCGTGCTTTGCAAGCTGTGGCCGAACAAGAACAAGGAAGTGCAGCTGAATAA
- a CDS encoding response regulator receiver protein, protein MLMLSCESSALRVLVVDDHELTRLTLQLAFSCQENIQVVGLASNGQEAIEMVKRYQPDVIVLDLQMPIMDGWSASSQIKSFSPHIQILAYSSVEDANSPRARGMTNFDDFCKKDVSTTELIALVRQLGNRRGDSEIV, encoded by the coding sequence ATGTTAATGCTCTCCTGTGAGTCTTCTGCTTTACGCGTTCTTGTAGTTGATGACCACGAACTGACTCGTTTAACCCTACAATTAGCTTTTTCTTGTCAAGAGAATATTCAAGTTGTTGGGTTAGCTAGTAACGGTCAAGAAGCTATAGAAATGGTTAAACGCTACCAGCCTGATGTGATTGTTTTAGATTTACAGATGCCAATCATGGATGGTTGGAGTGCTTCTAGTCAAATTAAGTCCTTCTCTCCCCATATTCAGATACTTGCTTACTCCTCCGTAGAAGATGCTAATTCACCACGTGCGAGGGGAATGACTAACTTTGATGATTTTTGTAAGAAAGATGTATCAACAACTGAACTAATTGCTTTAGTTAGACAATTAGGCAACCGTAGAGGAGATAGTGAAATTGTCTGA
- a CDS encoding 50S ribosomal protein L7/L12, giving the protein MSATTDNILEQLKSLTLLEAAELVKQIEEAFGVSAAAPVGVAIAAPAGGGAAAEPVEEKTEFDVILESVPADKKIAVLKIVRELTGLGLKEAKDLVEAAPKAVKEGIAKDAAEDAKKRIEEAGGKVTVK; this is encoded by the coding sequence ATGTCTGCTACAACCGACAATATTTTAGAACAATTGAAATCCTTAACCTTGCTAGAAGCTGCTGAATTAGTTAAGCAAATTGAAGAAGCTTTTGGCGTAAGTGCTGCGGCTCCTGTTGGTGTGGCTATTGCGGCTCCTGCTGGTGGTGGTGCTGCTGCTGAACCAGTAGAAGAAAAAACAGAGTTTGACGTAATTTTGGAATCTGTTCCTGCTGACAAGAAGATTGCCGTACTGAAGATTGTGCGTGAATTGACTGGTCTAGGACTGAAAGAAGCTAAAGACTTAGTAGAAGCTGCACCTAAAGCAGTTAAAGAAGGTATTGCTAAAGATGCAGCTGAAGATGCTAAGAAGCGGATTGAAGAAGCTGGTGGTAAAGTTACTGTGAAATAG
- the nusG gene encoding transcription antitermination protein NusG — translation MTFATDDPLNSNLQSEETAEAALKEARWYAVQVASGCEKRVKTNLEQRIQTFDVADKIIQVEIPHTPAVKIRKDGSRQHTEEKVFPGYVLVRMVLNDDTWQVVRNTSHVINFVGAEQKRGSAKGRGHVKPVPLSYSEVERIFKQTTEQEPVVKIDMATGDKIIVLSGPFKDFEGEVIEVSPERSKLKALLSIFGRDTPVELEFNQVEKQS, via the coding sequence ATGACTTTTGCAACAGACGACCCACTTAACTCAAATTTGCAGTCAGAGGAAACAGCAGAAGCAGCGCTAAAAGAAGCGCGGTGGTATGCAGTACAAGTAGCCTCCGGCTGTGAAAAGCGCGTCAAAACCAACTTGGAACAACGCATCCAAACCTTTGACGTAGCAGACAAAATAATTCAAGTCGAAATCCCCCACACACCAGCAGTAAAAATCCGGAAAGATGGCAGTCGCCAGCACACAGAAGAAAAAGTGTTTCCTGGTTATGTGCTAGTACGGATGGTCTTGAATGACGATACATGGCAGGTAGTGCGTAACACCTCTCATGTCATCAACTTTGTGGGAGCAGAACAAAAACGTGGCAGTGCCAAAGGTCGTGGTCACGTTAAACCAGTACCTCTGAGTTACTCAGAAGTAGAGCGCATATTCAAACAAACCACCGAACAAGAGCCAGTTGTCAAAATTGATATGGCAACAGGTGATAAGATAATCGTGCTTTCTGGCCCATTTAAGGACTTTGAAGGCGAGGTGATTGAAGTCAGTCCAGAGCGAAGTAAACTTAAAGCCTTGCTCTCGATTTTTGGCAGAGATACACCCGTTGAATTGGAATTCAATCAGGTAGAGAAACAGAGCTAA